One stretch of Musicola paradisiaca NCPPB 2511 DNA includes these proteins:
- a CDS encoding YggT family protein, translating to MLTLTFLAKTLIDLYVMVLLLRIWMQWARSDFYNPLAQFVVKLTQPVVIPLRRIIPSLGPIDSASLLLAFLLTTLKYPLLLLIQVGALALSPINLLVGLLVLIKSAGYLVFWVIIVRSLMSWISQGRSPVDYMLYQLTEPLMSPVRRILPSTGGLDFSPMVVILLLYLLNYLGMDLFPELWFQL from the coding sequence ATGCTTACCCTGACTTTTCTGGCCAAAACGCTGATTGACCTCTATGTGATGGTGCTGCTGCTGCGTATCTGGATGCAGTGGGCCCGCAGCGATTTTTACAACCCGCTGGCGCAATTCGTGGTCAAGCTGACCCAGCCGGTGGTGATACCGCTGCGCCGGATCATTCCGTCGCTGGGGCCCATCGACAGCGCATCGCTGTTGCTGGCGTTCCTGCTCACCACGCTGAAATACCCGCTGTTGTTGCTGATTCAGGTGGGCGCGCTGGCGCTCAGCCCAATCAACCTGCTGGTAGGGCTGCTGGTGCTGATCAAATCCGCCGGTTATCTGGTGTTCTGGGTCATCATCGTGCGTTCGCTGATGAGTTGGATCAGCCAAGGCCGCAGCCCGGTGGACTATATGCTCTACCAGTTGACTGAACCGCTGATGAGCCCGGTGCGCCGCATTTTGCCTTCCACCGGCGGGCTGGATTTCTCGCCGATGGTGGTGATTCTGCTGCTCTATCTGCTGAATTACCTCGGCATGGATCTGTTTCCGGAGCTGTGGTTCCAGCT
- the proC gene encoding pyrroline-5-carboxylate reductase, giving the protein MEHRNIAFIGAGNMAQAIIAGLIDGGYPADNLSVSAPTPARRDALAQRYGITGSADNVGCAQRADVIVLAVKPQLMADVCADLARQVDFSGKLVLSIAAGVNLARFHQLLGDAQIIRIMPNTPSLVGVGMSGMYAPDGIDAADRRFAADLMSSVGKICWVQEEAHINGIIAAAGSAPAYFFLFMEAMQQEALRQGFDAETARLLVQQSASGAAALVAASPDTPLPTLRENVTSKGGTTAAALRVFNERRLTDTVAEAMQAAVARAQEMESLF; this is encoded by the coding sequence ATGGAACACCGTAACATTGCCTTTATTGGCGCAGGCAACATGGCGCAGGCCATCATCGCCGGACTGATCGACGGCGGCTATCCTGCGGATAACCTCAGTGTCAGCGCCCCCACGCCGGCCCGCCGCGACGCGCTGGCTCAGCGTTATGGCATTACCGGCAGCGCAGACAACGTCGGCTGCGCCCAACGCGCCGACGTTATCGTGCTGGCGGTCAAACCGCAGCTGATGGCGGACGTATGCGCAGACCTGGCGCGCCAGGTGGATTTCAGCGGCAAACTGGTGCTGTCCATCGCCGCCGGGGTCAATCTGGCGCGGTTTCACCAGTTGCTGGGAGACGCACAGATAATACGCATTATGCCGAACACACCGTCGCTGGTCGGCGTCGGCATGAGCGGCATGTACGCGCCGGACGGTATCGACGCGGCCGATCGCCGCTTCGCCGCCGACCTGATGAGCAGCGTCGGCAAAATTTGCTGGGTACAAGAAGAAGCGCACATCAACGGCATTATCGCCGCGGCAGGCAGCGCGCCGGCCTATTTTTTCCTGTTTATGGAAGCCATGCAGCAGGAAGCGTTGCGCCAGGGGTTCGATGCAGAAACCGCACGCCTGCTGGTGCAGCAGTCCGCCAGCGGCGCTGCGGCGCTGGTCGCCGCCAGCCCGGATACGCCGCTGCCCACCCTGCGGGAGAACGTTACCTCTAAGGGCGGCACCACCGCCGCCGCCCTGCGGGTGTTCAACGAACGCCGGTTGACCGACACCGTAGCGGAAGCCATGCAGGCCGCCGTTGCGCGTGCGCAGGAAATGGAATCGCTGTTCTGA
- a CDS encoding YggS family pyridoxal phosphate-dependent enzyme produces the protein MTTSTVPQNLQDVRQKISAAAERCGRAPEEITLLAVSKTKPVTAIEDAIAAGQRAFGENYVQEGVEKILYFRQTHQDIALEWHFIGPLQSNKSRPVAEHFDWCHTIDRLRIAQRLSEQRPDTLPPLNVLLQINISREESKSGILPDELPALAASVAALPNLRLRGLMAIPAPEADHQRQLAVFRRMYDLFQQLQADHAHVDTLSMGMTDDMAAAIEAGSTLVRIGTAIFGARDYGATARNA, from the coding sequence ATGACTACAAGTACAGTCCCGCAAAACCTACAGGACGTGCGGCAGAAAATCTCGGCGGCGGCGGAACGCTGCGGGCGCGCGCCAGAAGAAATTACGCTGCTTGCCGTCAGCAAAACCAAACCTGTGACGGCGATCGAAGATGCCATCGCCGCCGGCCAGCGTGCCTTTGGGGAAAATTACGTGCAGGAAGGCGTGGAAAAAATTCTGTATTTCCGCCAGACGCACCAGGACATCGCGCTGGAATGGCACTTTATCGGGCCGTTGCAGTCGAACAAAAGTCGTCCGGTGGCGGAGCACTTCGACTGGTGCCACACCATTGACCGGCTGCGCATCGCCCAGCGGTTGAGCGAGCAGCGCCCGGATACACTGCCGCCGCTGAATGTACTGTTGCAAATTAATATCAGCCGGGAAGAGAGCAAATCCGGTATTCTGCCTGACGAGCTACCGGCGTTGGCCGCCAGCGTCGCCGCCCTGCCCAACCTGCGGCTGCGCGGTCTGATGGCGATTCCGGCGCCGGAAGCGGATCACCAACGGCAGTTGGCGGTTTTCCGCCGCATGTACGACCTTTTTCAGCAGTTGCAGGCTGACCACGCGCATGTCGACACCCTCTCCATGGGAATGACCGACGATATGGCCGCCGCCATTGAGGCAGGCAGCACGCTGGTACGCATCGGCACCGCCATCTTCGGCGCGCGCGATTACGGGGCAACGGCCCGCAACGCTTGA
- a CDS encoding type IV pilus twitching motility protein PilT: MDVSEWVCASVKQNASDLHLCSGHPPVMRIDGQLVSAPHQECVRSASLEDWCRQWLEARHWRALARHGQADCALTLPDGTRLRLNLFRQRHGLSAALRLIPQTAPDLPMLGAPAVVATLAQRRDGLILVTGATGSGKSTTLAAMVSALNQHDARHILTLEDPIEYLHVSQRCLIQQREVGQHCDDFASALRAALREDPDVLLLGELRDSATIRLALTAAETGHLVLATLHTRSAVQAVDRLVDVFPAEEKAFVRAQLAASLQAVVAQRLLPGLRGGRVALFEVLLASAAVSNLIREGKTHQLPGILQTGSATGMQTFEQSYRQRCREGLLPEDGEVFPALSAIAAP, translated from the coding sequence ATGGATGTGAGTGAATGGGTGTGCGCTAGTGTAAAACAGAATGCTTCCGATCTGCACCTGTGCAGCGGTCATCCGCCGGTAATGCGCATCGACGGACAATTAGTCAGCGCTCCGCATCAGGAGTGTGTACGCAGCGCGTCGTTGGAAGACTGGTGTCGGCAGTGGCTGGAAGCCAGGCATTGGCGGGCGCTGGCGCGGCACGGCCAGGCGGACTGCGCCTTGACCTTGCCGGACGGCACGCGGTTGCGGCTCAATCTGTTTCGGCAGCGTCATGGTTTGTCGGCGGCGCTGCGTCTGATCCCGCAGACGGCGCCGGATTTGCCCATGCTCGGCGCGCCTGCGGTGGTGGCAACGCTGGCGCAACGGCGCGATGGGCTGATTCTGGTCACAGGCGCCACCGGCAGCGGCAAATCCACCACGCTGGCGGCGATGGTGTCGGCGCTCAACCAGCATGACGCGCGGCACATTCTGACGCTGGAAGATCCGATCGAGTATCTGCATGTCAGCCAGCGCTGTCTGATTCAACAGCGGGAGGTCGGTCAACACTGCGACGATTTCGCCAGCGCTCTGCGCGCCGCATTGCGTGAAGACCCGGACGTATTACTGCTGGGAGAGCTACGGGATAGCGCCACTATCCGGTTGGCATTAACCGCAGCGGAAACCGGCCATCTGGTGTTGGCGACGCTGCATACCCGCAGTGCGGTGCAGGCGGTGGACCGGCTAGTGGATGTGTTTCCGGCGGAGGAAAAGGCGTTCGTGCGGGCGCAGTTGGCCGCCAGCCTACAGGCGGTGGTGGCGCAACGGCTGCTGCCGGGGCTGCGTGGGGGGCGGGTTGCGTTGTTCGAGGTATTGCTGGCCTCTGCGGCGGTGAGCAACCTGATCCGCGAAGGGAAAACGCACCAGTTGCCCGGCATACTGCAAACCGGGAGTGCGACGGGTATGCAAACCTTTGAGCAGAGTTACCGGCAGCGCTGCCGGGAAGGGCTGTTGCCGGAAGATGGCGAGGTTTTCCCGGCGCTGTCGGCAATCGCGGCGCCTTGA
- the codA gene encoding cytosine deaminase, whose amino-acid sequence MNIINAALRRRNGLYTLRLQDGIIAAIEPQNGMLHAAPEVIDAAGQLAIPPLVEPHIHLDATLTAGEPEWNMSGTLFEGIERWSQRKATITHEDTKQRAHAAIAMLRDHGIQHVRTHVDVTDPTLAALQALLEVKEEAKSLIDLQIVAFPQEGIESFTNGRQLMERAIEMGADVVGGIPHFENTREQGVSSVKFLMDLAERTGCLVDVHCDETDDPQSRFLEVLAEEARVRNMGARVTASHTVAMGSYDNAYCSKLFRLLRRSGISFVSCPTESIHLQGRFDTFPKRRGVTRVAELDRAGMNVCFGQDSIRDPWYPLGNGNILRVLDAGLHICHMMGYQDLQRSLDFVTDNSARALNLGDRYGIAVGRPANLLILDAENDYEAVRRQAKARLSIRHGNIIMQRTPEQFHYPA is encoded by the coding sequence ATGAACATTATTAATGCGGCGCTGCGCCGCCGGAACGGACTGTACACCCTGCGGTTACAGGATGGGATTATCGCCGCCATCGAACCGCAAAACGGCATGCTTCACGCCGCGCCCGAGGTTATCGACGCCGCCGGACAACTGGCGATCCCGCCGCTGGTGGAGCCGCATATTCACCTGGATGCCACGCTGACCGCCGGGGAACCGGAATGGAACATGAGTGGCACGCTGTTCGAAGGCATCGAACGCTGGAGCCAGCGCAAGGCCACCATCACCCATGAAGACACCAAACAGCGGGCGCACGCCGCCATCGCCATGCTGCGGGATCACGGCATCCAGCATGTGCGCACCCATGTCGACGTCACCGACCCAACATTGGCGGCGCTGCAAGCGCTGTTGGAAGTCAAAGAGGAAGCAAAATCCCTGATCGACTTACAGATCGTCGCCTTCCCGCAGGAGGGGATCGAATCCTTCACCAACGGGCGTCAGTTGATGGAACGCGCCATCGAGATGGGTGCGGACGTGGTGGGCGGCATCCCCCATTTTGAAAATACCCGCGAGCAGGGCGTCAGCTCGGTGAAGTTTCTGATGGACTTGGCCGAGCGTACCGGCTGTCTGGTGGATGTGCACTGCGACGAAACCGACGATCCCCAATCCCGTTTTCTGGAAGTGCTGGCGGAAGAAGCCCGCGTGCGAAATATGGGCGCCCGAGTCACCGCCAGCCATACCGTGGCGATGGGTTCTTACGACAATGCTTACTGTTCGAAGCTGTTCCGGTTGCTGCGCCGCTCCGGCATCAGCTTCGTCTCCTGCCCCACCGAAAGCATTCATTTGCAGGGACGCTTCGACACCTTTCCCAAACGACGCGGCGTCACCCGCGTGGCGGAGCTGGATCGCGCCGGTATGAATGTCTGCTTCGGCCAGGACTCCATCCGCGACCCGTGGTACCCGCTGGGCAACGGCAACATTCTGCGGGTACTGGACGCCGGGCTGCACATCTGCCACATGATGGGCTACCAGGATCTGCAACGCAGCCTGGATTTTGTCACCGACAACAGCGCCCGTGCGCTGAACCTCGGCGATCGTTATGGCATTGCCGTCGGCCGCCCCGCCAATCTGCTGATTCTGGACGCGGAAAACGACTACGAAGCCGTGCGCCGTCAGGCGAAGGCGCGCCTGTCGATCCGGCATGGCAACATCATCATGCAGCGCACGCCAGAGCAATTTCACTATCCGGCATAG